The Cyanobium sp. Tous-M-B4 DNA window TAATCATTACGGTAGGCTCATTCAGCTTTTAGCCACCCGTTATGGAGTCTCCGGACGTGTGCATTATTTTCACGATGGAGCCTTGAGTCGTTTTCTGCGTGCCTGCAGGGGCGTTGTAACGGTCAACAGTACGGTTGGTTTGCAGGCCTTGTTTCATGCTGTGCCTACAAAGGTTATGGGGCAAACTTTTTATAATTTACCTGGCCTTACTGATCAAAAGCCTCTGGATCAATTCTGGCAGCAGCCCCAGACTAGTGATCGGCCACTCTTTTATCGCTTTTACTCCCACCTTGTCACTAGCACTCAGGTTAATGGCAATTTTGATGGCGATTTCCCCTTTCGGACTACTTTCCCCATAGGTCCAGATGCTCGCCGGTTAGCGCCTTCTCCCCAGCTGCCAGATGCCCCCGTGCCCAGTCGCAGATCCGGCGTGATCCTGCTGCCTCGTCTGCTAGGCCGTTTGGGCTGGGCTGCAGGGTTTTTTGCGATTTATGGCTTGCAGTTACTGGCACTTGCTTTGGGCTTTAAGCGTGCTGCTTCCTGGTTGCTTGCTTGTACAGCTGGGGCGGGACTAAGGGCTCTTGGTGTACAGGTGGTCCTTGATGACAGCCAGCCCAGCGAGCCAGTTGGTGTGCCCTTGGTTCATATCTGGAATCACACAAGCCCGATAGATGTGCTGGTGGTGCAAGGGGTGATCAGGTTGCCAAGTATCACAACTGCCAACCTGCACATGAGCCACTTCATGCCTTGGTTTGCCCAGTCGGCTGCTAATGCGGGCCATGCGCTGATGAATCATAAAGATGGGCGATCGCGCACTGCTGCTTTATATGCTGCCTCCCGCACGCTGGCGGAACGGGGACAGGTGATCCTGGCGCCCAATGGTTCATTGGTTACGCCAATACATCAGAGAGTTTCGGCGAGCCCCTTACTGCTAGCCCGTCGTCATAGTGCCCTTGTTGTGCCATGGACCTTTGTGCAGGAAGGATTGCCGAGTCCTGAAGACTTGCGCTATCGCCCCCTTAGATTGCTGCTGTCAAGACTTACAGCTCCGATTGGCACCATTTATTGCCGGCGAGGGCGTGCCAGGGATCTGCTGCTGCCTGAATCAAACTGTGACGTCGGCAGCTTTAAGGCAGCGGTGCAGGCTTATTACGCCCGCACCACTAACCTTCCCAGTAGAACTGATAAGGGGTGATCAGGCCGCCAGGATCAGGCTGATGTTGTGGCCGCCGAAGCCGAAGGCATTCTTGAGGGCATAGCGCTCGCTGTTACGGCTTGGCAGTGCTAGCGACTCCTGTTGAACCACTGCAAGATTTATGGCTGGATCGAGAGGGTTTGAGTTCAGGCTGCGCGGCACTATTCCTTGACGCAAAGCTTGCAGGGCAAGGATCGTTTCCACTGCGCCTGCAGCTCCGAGTAGGTGTCCAAACTGGCCCTTAGGCGCTGTTACGGGCATGTGGTCTAGGGCATTGCCTAGGCCGCGGCGCAGGGCTCGCGACTCTGCCAGGTCTCCCACTGGTGTGCCCGTGGCGTGAGCCTGAACGAAGCTGAGGTCCGCCACTGTCAGATCCGCCCGTTGCAGGGCATCGGCGATCGCTTGGCTTGCTTGCAGGCCTTCTGGTTCAGGAGCAACGATGTGGTGACCATCGCTGCTGCAACCGCAGGCCTGGAGTATTCCCAAGGGAGCAGGTGCTCCGCTGGCTAGGTCCCGCTCCCTTTGCAATACCAATACGCCTGCGCCCTCTGACAGCACGAAACCGTCCCTGTCCTTGCCATAGGGCCTTGAAGCCTGCTCAGGCTCCTCGTTACGACTAGAGAGGGCCCGCATTGCGGCAAACCCGACCAATCCCAGTCGATTCACAGGGGCTTCTGTGCCACCGGCTAAAACCACGTCAGCCCGATTGTCATTGATCAGTAGCTGGGCCAGCAGCAGGGCTTCGGCGCCAGATGCGCAAGCTGAAACCGGCGTATGGGCCCCTCCGTGCAGTCCAAGGTCGATCGCAATATGGCTTGCCGCTGCATTTGGTATCAGCATTGGCACGGTCAGGGGGTTCACCCGCGTCGGGCCCGCATTCAGCAGGATGGTGTGCTGGCGCTCAAGTGTGGCCAGGCCACCGATCCCTGTGCCGATCACAACTGCAATTCGGGCAGGATCTACACCTGAGAGGTGCGGTGAAGCCTGAGCCCATGCTTGACGGGCTGCTAGAAGGGCCAGCTGGGAACAGCGATCCAGGCGCCGTTGTAGTAAAGGCTCCAAGGTCTCAATTAGATCTTGCTGTACGCAGCCTGCCAACCTGATCGGCAGGTCTTTCGCCCATTCATCAGCGAGTGCCCTAACTCCGGAGCGTCCAGAGAGAATTGCTTGCCAAGTGCTTTCGGGGTCGTTCCCTAATGGGTTTATCG harbors:
- a CDS encoding 1-acyl-sn-glycerol-3-phosphate acyltransferase → MVQVQINGPVLLLIGPIGLFFARFCNYLRGCGIPVVKVAFPLHEFGFARDVRVPFNGSMEEWRPFLRQLLVERGIRHIFMYGDFIIPHRVAIEEAQRIGVEAWVFELGYIRPNYVSLERDRVNSRSNLNQPLEFYRALPPVNVLPGGCLEPGWRWRKIWKAPTFLQHAFTRYPIIEGEHKLQPSPQFVWCQLRGNWRFWLYRFSERSIKRRLLEHLSFFLVVLQVSSDSQIQMGSPYRGMHDFIEDVISSFAANAHASDHLAFKHHPRDRGYNHYGRLIQLLATRYGVSGRVHYFHDGALSRFLRACRGVVTVNSTVGLQALFHAVPTKVMGQTFYNLPGLTDQKPLDQFWQQPQTSDRPLFYRFYSHLVTSTQVNGNFDGDFPFRTTFPIGPDARRLAPSPQLPDAPVPSRRSGVILLPRLLGRLGWAAGFFAIYGLQLLALALGFKRAASWLLACTAGAGLRALGVQVVLDDSQPSEPVGVPLVHIWNHTSPIDVLVVQGVIRLPSITTANLHMSHFMPWFAQSAANAGHALMNHKDGRSRTAALYAASRTLAERGQVILAPNGSLVTPIHQRVSASPLLLARRHSALVVPWTFVQEGLPSPEDLRYRPLRLLLSRLTAPIGTIYCRRGRARDLLLPESNCDVGSFKAAVQAYYARTTNLPSRTDKG
- a CDS encoding beta-ketoacyl synthase, which gives rise to MRKPPERLAVTGWGSINPLGNDPESTWQAILSGRSGVRALADEWAKDLPIRLAGCVQQDLIETLEPLLQRRLDRCSQLALLAARQAWAQASPHLSGVDPARIAVVIGTGIGGLATLERQHTILLNAGPTRVNPLTVPMLIPNAAASHIAIDLGLHGGAHTPVSACASGAEALLLAQLLINDNRADVVLAGGTEAPVNRLGLVGFAAMRALSSRNEEPEQASRPYGKDRDGFVLSEGAGVLVLQRERDLASGAPAPLGILQACGCSSDGHHIVAPEPEGLQASQAIADALQRADLTVADLSFVQAHATGTPVGDLAESRALRRGLGNALDHMPVTAPKGQFGHLLGAAGAVETILALQALRQGIVPRSLNSNPLDPAINLAVVQQESLALPSRNSERYALKNAFGFGGHNISLILAA